GCCTAACCACTCGCTGCACCTGACCCTCGCTTACGCTCGGCGGCTGAGCTCAGTCGTTAGGCTCAAAAGGCAGGTGATATAAATGAGTAGTTCCTTGCAAGAGATGGAGAAACTACTATCCATTATGTCTCGGGCAGAAAAGGCTCAGGTGCTTCAATGGATAGTATGTGATCTTGGCGATGCCTTTCCTGACATCGAAAGTAGTGAAGGTGTCTGTGGTGGGGAACCATGTATTGTTCGTACCCGAATTCCTGTATGGATTTTAGTGCAAGCCAGGCGATTGGGAGCAAGCGAGGCAGAGTTATTAAGGTGCTATCCAACCTTGCGGGCTGAAGATTTAGCT
The nucleotide sequence above comes from bacterium. Encoded proteins:
- a CDS encoding DUF433 domain-containing protein, translating into MSSSLQEMEKLLSIMSRAEKAQVLQWIVCDLGDAFPDIESSEGVCGGEPCIVRTRIPVWILVQARRLGASEAELLRCYPTLRAEDLANAWAYFRSHRDEIEQQIRENEED